The Rhododendron vialii isolate Sample 1 chromosome 3a, ASM3025357v1 nucleotide sequence ACACTATGAATAATGGCcaaaatatatacatgtacatgCAAAACACACTACATTGTGGTCTTTGCCTGATCTAATGAACCGGTCCGTTGGTCTTGGGCTTGGACTTGGGTTTTAGAGGTCGTTGTAGAGGGACACGATCTAGGTTTGGCGGTGGCAGCAGTGGCGGCACTACTGGTGGCGGAGGCCACACGTTCACAGGAAGGGCACATGGTGAGAGTGGTGGCAGGATGTTGCATGTAGAAAGGTTGAGACGTCTTCAGAGCTCTTAAATCTTGAACCTCCTTTTGTAATCTTCTGTTTTCATCGGTCAGTGTCTCACACCATGTCTTTAAGTACTCACAATCTACCTCTGTCTGCTTCAACTTTGTCCTGCAATTAATATTCTTTCTTGcgtgaaattttaaaataatgtactATGAAATAATTAATCACGATATTACTGATAAAATTTTATAAGATGATTTGTAAATATTTGTACCTTGCTCTTCTATTCTGGAACCACACTTCTACTTGTCGAGGACGAAGATTCAACTGCTTTGCAAGAGCAAGCTTTTGTTTCTGCAAAATATGCACATATATTTATATGAAATTAATGAACTAGGAAATTAAGTAAGTGAAAAAGTTCTTTCCGGATGATCTGGACAAGggggctgtccggacagccccGTGTGGGCCCCCTTTGCGcgtttttttggaaaatccaaACCATGCATCTTGTAGGGCTcgtaaaataatatatttaagcaaaaaatcagcttgttcggatatcgataggtatgCCAAAAGTTGAATTTATACAGAGAAAAATGGACAACCGTGATCTGTCAgctgtttttaaagttaaactgttcACGGTCGTCCATTTTTCCatgtaaaaactcaacttttgacatatctATCGATGTCtggacaagctgattttttgcatagatacattattttgcggGTACTACAAGATGCACGGTtcgaattttctaaaaaaatgtgCAAAGGAGGCCCACACggggctgtccggacagccTCTTGTCCAGATCATCCGGAAAGAACTTATTCTCATTAAGTAAATAGGATTACAAAAACATTTTTAGAATAGGAAAACAAGCACATCTCAGATACTGATCAGTGCATGTGGCATAGTCATTGAGACATGGTATCATTAGGCCAATTGCGAGCCCGGAATATGACGGATCTCTCTCTGAGAGCACAACAGCGTAGATGTAATGCCCTCACGGCAGATGTGGGCCACTAGTCGAACGATTTCCGAACACATTTGTGACTGAATTTTTGTATAATCATCTATGTcagtaaatttttattggttaaaTTTATATTTGCCGCTAGAGCACTTAAAATTACTTCTATCTGTTAGGTACTGGCAGAGATTATGatgtagaaaaaaaaacagttgactAAAAACCGATGCATGCACCAATATTGGGTCTGGACAATACGCATGCGATTTTCTGATATGACTATGGGTATAAGAGTGTAACGATATTGACAGGTCAAATAATTAATACATAGCGGAAGCTACTTTTTTTAAGTAGAAGAGCAAAAAATgcattaataataataacaataataataataataatagagtGAAAAGTACAACTAGCGGACGCTACTTAAAAAGCCTGGGTTTTGACTTACAGGATTGAGGGTGGTGTGTTCTTTGAAGCTCTCTTCAAGAAAAGCCGATTGCTCTTTTGAAAGCCTGAGTTTTTTGCGGTTCAATCCATTAATGATCTCTTCTTCATCAGTACTTGCTCTTGAATTAGAAACTTGATGGCCTCCTGATCGTTGATCACTTGTATATACTATATTCGACAAGTAGTGAGGAATATCCATCTGTATTAAAGTTGAGACAGTGCTATTTGGAGACGACTGCACCGCCCCATCCTCGCCATCTTCCGTTGCCGACCACCGCCCCCGTTTCACTCCTACCTCTGTTTCCGGTCTATCAGACGAACCCGGTTCACCTAACACTGAAAAAAATGAACcaacaaattaattaaaaccGGCAAGACAAAATTATATATGATGGAaacatattcttctttttttggtcaaaaaaaattatttgatgaGACTCTGAATAATTAACAAGAAGGATGAATGCATGATGTCAACCTACAAAGGGAGTACTTCAAAAATGATTGAAACAAACGTATTAACCTAGAAAGGaggaaattatatatataaaaaaatctaATGGGCAGTGAAAATGTACAAAATGCATTTATTCGTGCAAGGTATGTTAAAGTCCAAGAGGGTGTATTGACGAtctttgtgatttctttctttctttcttattttggGTTGAAATTCTATTACTTACGATATTAAATGAGTATTAATAATCATCGCGAAccgatttcaaaatttttattttgattcaaTCTTGCTATAATTAGAGGAGGGTTTGGAAAATTAGAATTGTATgtggaattagttgaggtgtgcgtaagctAGTCTGAACATCTGATTATAAACGAAAAATATAGGATGAGCGATTGCGATCGCCCTGCCCATGCCTAAAGTCCCTTAATTCCCAACTATTCTACAAAATAGGAGTAATAACTTTGAAAGGGAAATGCCACAATACACACctttatttggatgtgtatcatatgcaccccaaAACGTTATGATTCATAGAGGAAATTTTATGAATCATAGTGCTGAAAAGTTGCGATTTTAGTATAAACGTTAAGAGACGCACCAAAATGTTATAATTTtagtgaaaatgttacgaatcctAAACGTTACGGATTCTatattgctgaaaagttacaATTTATAAGTATAAAAGTTATGAGATGCACCAAAATGTTATATATCATAGCGAAAAGTTACgaatctaattagttattgcCAAAAGGCACGAgttttaaaacaaaagttacgaaattCACCAAAATATTACGATACTCAATTTAAGGGGAAATAGacccaaaagaaaaatggaccaaaacagaaaacaagaagGGTAACCCACAAAAACCCAGATCATAAAAACCTTGAAAATTTGCTCAGGGGAAGAGAAAACTAAAAAATGGAGATAAATTACAGTTTGGAGTCAGCCATGGAAAAGGGAGGTGTGACTGTGAGAGTGGTTGAATATTGTGTTGAACCGGAGTGGAGGGAAGAAGATCGAGCTGGACCGGTGGATCTGATGAGCcgcttttctcttcttcttcttcacctaCAAGTATTTCCGATCTACTATTGCCTTTGATGATGTGTTCAGGTCCTTCTAAGCCCATGCAAAACCCcatgctttttttctttttttgagccTTTTCAAGAAATTTTAATGTCTTTGGTGTTTCACCCAAGCTCAAAGCCAAatccatttttttgtgtgtgtgagagagagagagagagagagagagagagagagaggtgtctTTGATTGAGGAGAGCGAAAGAGATTAGGGAGTGAGAGGTAAATATAGTATAAACAGAGACAAAAACCCCACAAATTAAGAAGACTTTGATTGCTCTTGGGCAAGTTGTGGGGAGTAGAGAGATTGACCGACAAAATCCAAGTTGACAAATGCACGTGAATCTATAAAACTATTCAACTGTTCATACATGACgagaaatatatatacatactcctaccatatgtagagagagagagagagagagagagagagagagagagagagagagagagagagagtaatcaAGCTCGCTCATTAATTAGGAGTATAATTGTATTTCTTACAGTTTCACTTCTCTACTACTTAAATAACAGGATAGGAATTTAGTGGACTTCCGTTTCTAGATGAAATCTATGTTCATATATCCctattttgtagatttttacttttttattttttgaaagattagaaaaaaaatttgttaattgTTTTTGAAACTTATTATTTCTAGAGATTTCTTTTCAAATCTCATTTAGAAAAGCAATGTAACGAAAAATCTTTAAAATTCATTCCCAGTGACGACTGAGTAtgactcccaaaaaaaaaaaaaatcaaatttagaaACTTTTTTGCAGAGCTAAATTAGAACAAAAGTTTAAAAATGGACTAGTTTATTACATTATTGGTTGGAAAACTGTCTTTCTTTGCACTTCATTATTGATTTGAGTGAGTATCGTTAATTAAGTGATAGCTAATATCACTCCAAAATTTAAGTTGTTAGAGTGGGAGACATAAATTcattatttatgtttttaacGCGTCTACAATTTATGGTCAGACTAAGACAAACATGTGGAGATGGTCGAAGTGACATTCGAACTCAAAAAATGCAagcaaaggagagagagagagagagagagagagagagagagagagagagagagagagagagagatcatgcAACCATGACTTGCACAGAAGATTACAACGATCGTGTCAAGTCAATTCTTTGACTCTCTTCTAATTACAAATCTCTCTTAGCAATTTACAATGACTATGGATCCTAATTAAAAAGTGATTggtataatatttttaaatgtaGATCGAGCGTCTCGGGCAAGCTTACACGCATCTTGGATTAATTCATACAGCTTATTCCATAACTATTTTATCATGTGTTTACACGTGTTGGTGAGGTGATCTTAAGAATTTGTTGACAAGAAGAATCGAACATAAAATTTTAATTAGGAGGAAACAAATCCAAAGTCTCTGACCACTTTTAGACCAATTGGTGTAAATTGTGAAACTTTTACACTTCCGTTAGGCTTTTTCCAATAAAAAGGTACAAACTTTGACAAGTTTTTCTTTAAACAAAAAAGGTCAAGTACAAACTTTGACAAGGTTTTGGTCCGATGAGCACGAGATTTGACCATAATGTTTTTAATACTTGGCCAGACACTTGCAGAGACCGAGTCTCTCAACCAATATTCCTAGAGGAAGTTTCTTCATCATAATTAGAGCGTTAgtggtttgtattttttttttaagaacattAATCACTTCAAAATTATTATTAACATCTCAATCCCGCACTTATTGCACAAGACTCTCGCTTATAGTAGACTTTCCCTAAAACGTACGGTACAATAAATTGTCATCTCTTGTTTGGTCATTAATTCTGGTTGTTATAGTGGGTCTTGCTAGCTAACTACTACGGAgtactattttaagtactttcgTTAGTAATGAAAATGCCAATATCTTTAAGCGGGGCGGTtctggggacccttaaaaaaacctctagaAAAAACCCTCCAagtttccgattgaattttgatgatccgaaccgctcaatgtaatcaaaacgtgattttaagggcacttgtgtgaaatcagcaaaaaaaatgactgggaatggcttcatccgaacagttttttattgaactttattgaacggttcaataaaaaactgctcaaatcaaacctttcccggttattttttttgccaatttcttgagggcacccttaaaatcacgttctgaacacattgagcggctcggattatcaaaatttgattggaaactatgagattaagatttgggaggatttttttagaggtttttttaaaggtctccggaaccgccccgatctTTAAGATGGCAATGCATATTTCAAATACGGACTTTTTACCACTAAGTATAGAAAATTGCaccttaattttttattggaattgCACCTTAAGTTTTCGTTAAggtaaaacacttttttaatTATCACTAAGTTTAGGTATGTGCTGAGAGCGTTCTAAGGGCTAAGAACGTCAGAGAATAAATTACCACTAAGTCTAGGCGTATGCTGAGAATGTTCTCAAAACTGAGTATGTTTGAGAATGAATTACTTTTAAGTTTAGGCGTGTGCTGAGAATGTTCTTAGTGTTGAGAATATTTGAGAATGTTCTTAGAATTGAGAACGTCTGAGAATGAATTGTCTCTAAGTCTAGTCATgtgctgaaaatgttcttagAATTGAGAACATCTGAGAATGAATTGTCTCTAAGTCTAGTCATgtgctgaaaatgttcttagAATTGAGAACGTCTGAGAATGAATTATCACTAAGTTTAGGCCTGTGTTGAGAATGTTTTCAGAGCTCTGAGAACATTTTCAACTTTCAAATATCCAGAGCTGACAGTATTAGCATTAAATCTAGGCGTGCgctgagaacgttctcaacaGTCAATGTTAGTGGT carries:
- the LOC131318854 gene encoding homeobox-leucine zipper protein HOX11-like — encoded protein: MDLALSLGETPKTLKFLEKAQKKKKSMGFCMGLEGPEHIIKGNSRSEILVGEEEEEKSGSSDPPVQLDLLPSTPVQHNIQPLSQSHLPFPWLTPNLLGEPGSSDRPETEVGVKRGRWSATEDGEDGAVQSSPNSTVSTLIQMDIPHYLSNIVYTSDQRSGGHQVSNSRASTDEEEIINGLNRKKLRLSKEQSAFLEESFKEHTTLNPKQKLALAKQLNLRPRQVEVWFQNRRARTKLKQTEVDCEYLKTWCETLTDENRRLQKEVQDLRALKTSQPFYMQHPATTLTMCPSCERVASATSSAATAATAKPRSCPSTTTSKTQVQAQDQRTGSLDQAKTTM